GGATAACCCCGCCACCCCGACGAGGACGATGCGCCCTCGCTTGCGGCACATGCTTGCGGCTTGATGAACCGGCTCGTTGCTTGAAGTGGCCGCCGTAATTAAGACCGCATCCACGCCTCTTCCCTGGGTCGCCTCCATGGCCACCGCGACAGGATCGGTTCCCTTGGATAAATCCACGGTGGTCACCCCCCAGGCTTGCGCAAGCGCACAGCGACCGGAGTCAAAATCAATTCCGATGACCCGGCATCCGTGAGCCAATGCCAGTTGGACGGTCAGGAGCCCAATGAGTCCCAATCCCGTCACGACGATGGTTTCCCCGAGCGTGGGCACCGCAAGCCGCAGGCCTTGCAATCCAATGGCTCCCACCATGGCGAAGGTCGCTTGTTCGTCCGAAACACCCTCGGGAATACGCGCACAGAGATTTTTAGGCACTGCCACCCACTCCGCATGCTTCCCGTTGCTGATCACCCGGTCGCCCGGAGAGAATCCATCCACGCATGCACCTGCGCGAACCACCCGGCCGGCGTTGCAATATCCCAACGCTAACGGTTGATCGAGCTTGCTCTGCACCGCGGAAAGGGTCGCTGCCACGCCATCCGTCTTCGCCTTCTCCAGAACCATCTTCACCTTGTCAGGCTGCTGGCGGGCTTTCTCGATCCAATTCGCCCTTCCGAATCCAACGAGGCTGCGCTCGGTTCCAGCAGAAATCAGGGATGCGGACGTCCGAATGA
Above is a genomic segment from Verrucomicrobiota bacterium containing:
- a CDS encoding zinc-binding alcohol dehydrogenase, which codes for MKQILQSLKTGRTELADVPVPAAGAGQLLIRTSASLISAGTERSLVGFGRANWIEKARQQPDKVKMVLEKAKTDGVAATLSAVQSKLDQPLALGYCNAGRVVRAGACVDGFSPGDRVISNGKHAEWVAVPKNLCARIPEGVSDEQATFAMVGAIGLQGLRLAVPTLGETIVVTGLGLIGLLTVQLALAHGCRVIGIDFDSGRCALAQAWGVTTVDLSKGTDPVAVAMEATQGRGVDAVLITAATSSNEPVHQAASMCRKRGRIVLVGVAGLS